One window from the genome of Pseudomonas frederiksbergensis encodes:
- a CDS encoding electron transfer flavoprotein subunit alpha/FixB family protein yields MSDIIRRDPRAEWIARNRLHPLHAAMQPLQHSWMGPNGVIRKNVHGVGFIGPNGIKRIDRSGAQQGGASKRTAAVEVQLPLHQVPQPAFHICVVPDMVGGRLSSHDRDLLGLAHQLAGSDGAVLAVVFGEHKESTFATAGVDRLLVLEGEEFSGYAPEQRVQGLRAVDNQFNPRHWLLPDSRSGGGELGRRFAAALGERPATRVWQVKGEECIGRAGAGLQDLARPLARLILAAAECAEPVSETRHEALPVELSTSVARSLSRIEDLGAVAVDPGAIPMAEAEFIFSGGNGVKDWALFHQTAAALGATEGASRVAVDDGFMARDRQVGASGTWVTARVYVAVGISGAIQHLQGIGACDKVVAINLDPGCDMIKRADLSVIGDSAAILQALIAAVEAYRNEARRDAA; encoded by the coding sequence ATGAGCGACATCATCCGCCGCGACCCTCGCGCCGAGTGGATCGCCCGCAACCGCTTGCACCCGCTGCACGCGGCTATGCAACCGTTGCAGCACAGCTGGATGGGGCCCAACGGCGTCATCCGCAAGAATGTGCATGGTGTCGGTTTCATCGGCCCCAACGGCATCAAGCGCATCGACCGCAGCGGCGCCCAGCAAGGTGGGGCGAGCAAGCGCACCGCTGCCGTCGAAGTGCAATTGCCGCTGCATCAGGTGCCGCAACCGGCATTCCATATTTGCGTCGTTCCGGACATGGTCGGTGGCCGCCTCAGCAGCCACGACCGCGATTTGCTCGGCCTGGCCCATCAGTTGGCCGGCAGCGACGGCGCAGTGTTGGCCGTGGTGTTTGGCGAGCATAAGGAAAGCACCTTCGCCACGGCGGGTGTCGACCGCTTGCTGGTACTCGAGGGCGAGGAATTCAGCGGTTATGCACCGGAGCAACGGGTGCAAGGCTTGCGGGCTGTGGATAACCAGTTCAACCCACGCCACTGGCTGCTGCCTGACAGTCGCAGCGGCGGTGGTGAATTGGGCCGGCGCTTTGCCGCAGCCCTGGGCGAGCGCCCGGCCACGCGGGTCTGGCAGGTCAAGGGCGAAGAATGCATCGGTCGCGCCGGTGCGGGCCTGCAAGACTTGGCTCGACCGTTGGCGCGCTTGATCCTGGCGGCGGCCGAATGCGCCGAACCGGTCAGCGAAACCCGTCACGAAGCCTTGCCGGTGGAGTTATCCACAAGCGTGGCCCGTAGCTTGTCGCGGATCGAAGATCTTGGCGCGGTTGCCGTGGACCCGGGTGCGATCCCGATGGCCGAGGCCGAATTCATTTTCTCCGGCGGCAACGGGGTCAAGGACTGGGCGCTGTTCCATCAGACCGCCGCAGCCCTGGGCGCTACCGAAGGCGCTTCGCGGGTGGCGGTGGACGACGGCTTCATGGCCCGCGATCGCCAGGTCGGTGCATCCGGCACCTGGGTCACGGCGCGGGTCTATGTGGCCGTGGGCATTTCCGGGGCGATCCAGCACCTGCAAGGCATTGGCGCCTGCGACAAGGTAGTGGCGATCAACCTCGATCCAGGCTGCGACATGATCAAGCGTGCGGACCTGTCGGTGATCGGT
- the dgcB gene encoding dimethylglycine demethylation protein DgcB, whose product MLNTLLPILLFAALGLAVLGALRRVNMWRRGRPSKVDLIGGLFAMPKRYMVDLHHVVARDKYIANTHVATAGGAVASIVLAILVHGFGLHNRILGYALLLMSAVMFVGAIFMYLRRRNPPARLSKGPWMRLPKSLLAFSASFFLVTLPVAGILPENFGGWLVAAILGVGVLWGVSELLFGMTWGGPMKHAFAGALHLAWHRRAERFGGGRSTGLKPLDLNDPAAPLGVEKPKDFTWNQLLGFDACVQCGKCEAACPAFAAGQPLNPKKLIQDMVVGLAGGTDAKFAGSPYPGKPVGEHGGNPHQPIVNGLVDAETLWSCTTCRACVEECPMMIEHVDAIVDMRRHLTLEKGATPNKGAEVLENLIATDNPGGFAPGGRMNWAADLNLNLLSEKKSTDVLFWVGDGAFDMRNQRTLRAFVKVLKAAKIDFAVLGLEERDSGDVARRLGDEATFQLLAKRNIQTLAKYSFNRIVTCDPHSFHVLKNEYGAFDGNYLVQHHSTYLAEIIDAGALNLGQHKGDSVTYHDPCYLGRYNGEYEAPRQVLRALGIEVKEMQRSGFRSRCCGGGGGAPITDIPGKQRIPDMRMDDIRETGAELVAVGCPQCTAMLEGVVEPRPMIKDIAELVADALLEDAAPSKPVAPAKREPAEVH is encoded by the coding sequence ATGTTGAACACCCTTCTTCCAATCCTGCTGTTCGCCGCCCTGGGCCTCGCGGTCCTGGGCGCCCTGCGGCGGGTGAACATGTGGCGTCGGGGACGACCGTCGAAAGTCGACCTGATCGGCGGCCTCTTCGCCATGCCCAAGCGCTACATGGTGGACTTGCACCACGTGGTGGCGCGGGACAAATACATTGCCAACACCCACGTCGCCACGGCGGGTGGTGCGGTGGCATCGATCGTGTTGGCGATCCTGGTGCACGGTTTTGGCTTGCACAACCGCATCCTTGGCTACGCCTTGCTGCTGATGTCGGCGGTGATGTTCGTGGGCGCGATCTTCATGTATCTGCGCCGGCGCAACCCGCCAGCGCGTCTGTCGAAAGGCCCGTGGATGCGCCTGCCGAAAAGCCTGCTGGCCTTCTCGGCGTCGTTCTTCCTGGTGACCTTGCCGGTGGCGGGCATCCTTCCGGAAAACTTCGGTGGTTGGCTGGTGGCGGCGATCCTGGGTGTCGGCGTGTTGTGGGGCGTGTCGGAGTTGTTATTCGGCATGACCTGGGGCGGGCCGATGAAGCACGCCTTCGCCGGTGCCCTGCACCTGGCCTGGCACCGCCGCGCCGAGCGCTTTGGTGGCGGCCGCTCCACGGGCTTGAAGCCGCTGGACCTGAACGACCCCGCCGCACCACTGGGGGTGGAAAAACCCAAGGATTTCACTTGGAACCAACTGCTCGGTTTCGACGCCTGCGTGCAGTGCGGCAAGTGCGAAGCGGCCTGTCCGGCGTTCGCCGCCGGCCAGCCGTTGAACCCGAAAAAACTCATCCAGGACATGGTCGTCGGCCTGGCCGGCGGCACCGATGCGAAATTCGCCGGCAGCCCGTATCCGGGTAAACCGGTGGGTGAGCACGGCGGCAATCCGCACCAGCCGATCGTCAACGGCCTGGTGGACGCCGAGACCCTGTGGTCCTGCACCACCTGCCGGGCCTGCGTCGAAGAGTGCCCGATGATGATCGAGCACGTCGATGCCATCGTCGACATGCGCCGCCACCTGACCCTGGAAAAAGGCGCGACGCCGAACAAGGGCGCCGAGGTGCTGGAAAACCTCATTGCCACCGACAACCCGGGCGGCTTCGCCCCGGGCGGGCGGATGAACTGGGCGGCGGACCTGAACCTGAACCTGCTCAGCGAGAAGAAATCCACCGACGTGCTGTTCTGGGTCGGCGACGGTGCCTTCGACATGCGCAACCAGCGCACCCTGCGCGCCTTCGTCAAAGTGCTCAAGGCAGCGAAGATCGACTTCGCCGTGCTCGGCCTCGAAGAGCGCGACAGCGGCGATGTGGCCCGGCGCCTGGGTGACGAAGCGACGTTCCAGCTGTTGGCCAAGCGCAACATCCAGACCCTGGCCAAGTACAGCTTCAACCGCATCGTCACCTGCGACCCCCACAGTTTCCATGTGCTGAAAAACGAATACGGCGCCTTCGACGGCAACTACCTGGTGCAGCACCACAGCACCTACCTGGCGGAAATCATCGACGCTGGCGCGCTGAACCTCGGCCAGCACAAGGGCGACAGCGTGACCTATCACGACCCGTGCTACCTGGGCCGCTACAACGGCGAATACGAGGCGCCGCGCCAAGTGCTGCGTGCGCTGGGCATCGAGGTCAAAGAGATGCAGCGTTCCGGGTTCCGTTCGCGTTGCTGCGGCGGTGGCGGCGGTGCGCCGATCACTGACATCCCGGGCAAGCAGCGCATTCCCGACATGCGCATGGACGACATCCGTGAAACCGGCGCCGAACTGGTGGCGGTGGGTTGTCCGCAGTGCACCGCGATGCTCGAAGGCGTGGTCGAACCACGACCGATGATCAAGGACATTGCCGAACTGGTGGCCGATGCGCTGCTGGAAGACGCGGCGCCGAGCAAGCCCGTGGCCCCGGCCAAACGTGAACCTGCGGAGGTGCATTAA
- the dgcA gene encoding dimethylglycine demethylation protein DgcA, which produces MAFEAMFQPIQIGKLTIRNRVLSTAHAEVYATDGGMTTDRYVKYYEEKAKGGIGLAICGGSSVVAIDSPQEWWSSVNLSTDRIIPHFQNLADAMHKHGAKIMIQITHMGRRSRWDGFNWPTLMSPSGVREPVHRATCKTIEPEEIWRVIGNYAQAARRAKAGGLDGVELSAVHQHMIDQFWSPRVNKRTDEWGGSFEGRMKFGLEVLKAVRAEVGDDFCVGMRLCGDEFHPDGLSHEDMKQIAKYYDDTGMLDFIGVVGSGCDTHNTLANVIPNMSYPPEPFLHLAAGIKEVVKVPVLHAQNIKDPNQATRILEGGYVDMVGMTRAHIADPHLIAKIKMGQIDQIKQCVGANYCIDRQYQGLDVLCIQNAATSREYMGVPHIIEKSTGPKRKVVVVGAGPAGMEAARVAAERGHDVTLFEKKEFIGGQITTASKAPQRDQIAGITRWFQLELARLKVDLRLGVAADAATIMDLRPDVVVLAVGGHPNLEQNEHWGAAEGLVVSSWDVLDGKVAPGKNVLVYDTICEFTGMSVADFLADKGSQVEIVTDDIKPGVAIGGTSFPTYYRSMYPKEVIMTGDMMLEKVYREGDKLVAVLENEYTGAKEERVVDQVVVENGVRPDEEIYYALKEGSRNKGQIDVEALFAIKPQPCLEQSGDGYLLFRIGDCVAQRNTHAAIYDALRLCKDF; this is translated from the coding sequence ATGGCTTTTGAAGCAATGTTCCAGCCGATCCAGATCGGCAAGCTGACCATCCGCAACCGCGTGCTCAGCACCGCGCACGCCGAGGTCTATGCCACCGACGGCGGCATGACCACCGACCGGTACGTGAAGTATTACGAAGAGAAGGCCAAGGGCGGCATCGGCCTGGCGATTTGCGGCGGCTCGTCGGTAGTCGCCATCGACAGTCCGCAGGAATGGTGGAGCTCGGTGAACCTGTCCACCGACCGCATCATCCCGCATTTCCAGAACTTGGCCGACGCCATGCACAAGCATGGCGCCAAGATCATGATCCAGATTACCCACATGGGTCGTCGCTCGCGCTGGGACGGCTTCAACTGGCCGACCCTAATGTCGCCGTCCGGCGTGCGTGAGCCGGTGCACCGTGCCACCTGCAAGACCATCGAGCCGGAAGAGATCTGGCGGGTGATCGGCAACTACGCCCAGGCCGCGCGCCGGGCCAAGGCCGGTGGCCTGGACGGCGTCGAGCTGTCCGCCGTGCACCAGCACATGATCGACCAGTTCTGGAGCCCGCGGGTCAACAAGCGGACCGACGAATGGGGTGGCAGCTTTGAGGGCCGCATGAAGTTCGGCCTGGAAGTGTTGAAGGCCGTGCGTGCCGAAGTGGGCGACGATTTCTGCGTGGGCATGCGCCTGTGCGGCGACGAGTTCCACCCGGACGGCTTGTCCCACGAGGACATGAAGCAGATCGCCAAGTACTACGACGACACCGGCATGCTCGATTTCATCGGCGTCGTGGGCTCGGGTTGCGACACCCACAACACCCTGGCCAACGTCATCCCGAACATGAGTTATCCACCGGAGCCGTTCCTGCACTTGGCCGCCGGTATCAAGGAAGTGGTCAAGGTCCCGGTGCTGCACGCGCAGAACATCAAGGACCCGAACCAGGCCACGCGGATCCTGGAGGGCGGTTACGTCGACATGGTCGGCATGACCCGTGCCCACATCGCCGACCCGCACCTGATCGCCAAGATCAAGATGGGCCAGATCGACCAGATCAAGCAGTGCGTCGGCGCCAACTACTGCATCGACCGCCAGTACCAAGGCCTGGACGTGCTGTGCATCCAGAACGCCGCGACATCCCGTGAATACATGGGCGTGCCGCACATCATCGAGAAGTCCACCGGGCCCAAGCGCAAAGTCGTGGTGGTCGGTGCCGGCCCGGCCGGGATGGAAGCAGCGCGCGTTGCCGCCGAACGTGGCCACGACGTGACCCTGTTCGAGAAGAAGGAATTCATCGGCGGGCAGATCACCACGGCCTCGAAAGCCCCGCAACGGGACCAGATCGCCGGTATCACCCGCTGGTTCCAGCTGGAACTGGCGCGGCTGAAAGTCGATCTGCGCCTGGGCGTGGCGGCTGACGCGGCGACCATCATGGACCTGCGTCCGGACGTGGTAGTGCTGGCCGTCGGCGGGCATCCGAACCTGGAGCAGAACGAACACTGGGGCGCCGCCGAAGGGCTGGTGGTCAGCAGTTGGGACGTGCTCGACGGCAAGGTTGCGCCGGGCAAGAACGTGCTGGTCTACGACACCATTTGCGAGTTCACCGGTATGTCGGTGGCCGATTTCCTCGCCGACAAGGGCAGCCAGGTCGAGATCGTCACCGACGACATCAAGCCGGGCGTGGCCATTGGCGGGACGTCGTTCCCTACCTACTACCGCAGCATGTACCCCAAGGAAGTGATCATGACCGGGGACATGATGCTGGAGAAGGTCTACCGCGAAGGCGACAAGCTGGTGGCGGTGCTGGAGAACGAATACACCGGTGCCAAGGAAGAGCGCGTCGTGGACCAGGTGGTGGTGGAGAACGGCGTGAGGCCGGACGAAGAAATCTACTACGCGCTCAAGGAGGGTTCGCGCAACAAGGGCCAGATCGACGTCGAAGCCCTGTTCGCGATCAAGCCCCAGCCGTGCCTGGAACAGAGCGGCGATGGCTACTTGCTGTTCCGCATCGGCGACTGCGTGGCCCAGCGTAATACCCACGCGGCCATCTACGACGCCCTGCGGCTGTGCAAGGATTTCTAA
- a CDS encoding DUF5943 domain-containing protein, translating to MAKIAPQLPIEVDSETGVWTSDALPMLYVPRHFFVNNHMGIEEVLGADAYAEILYKAGYKSAWHWCEKEAECHGLEGVAVFEHYMKRLSQRGWGLFKIQDIDLDKGTASVKLEHSAFVYVYGKVGRKVDYMFTGWFAGAMDQILAARGSQIRTVAEQVYGGSEEGHDDGLFIVKPL from the coding sequence ATGGCCAAGATCGCCCCGCAACTGCCTATCGAAGTCGACAGCGAAACCGGTGTCTGGACGTCCGATGCCCTGCCGATGCTGTACGTGCCGCGTCACTTCTTCGTCAACAACCACATGGGCATCGAGGAAGTGCTGGGCGCCGACGCCTACGCCGAGATTCTCTACAAGGCCGGCTACAAATCCGCCTGGCACTGGTGTGAAAAAGAAGCCGAATGCCACGGCCTGGAAGGCGTCGCGGTGTTCGAGCACTACATGAAGCGCCTGTCCCAGCGTGGCTGGGGCCTGTTCAAGATCCAGGACATCGACCTGGACAAAGGCACCGCCAGCGTCAAGCTCGAGCACTCGGCGTTCGTCTATGTGTACGGCAAGGTCGGGCGCAAGGTCGACTACATGTTCACCGGCTGGTTCGCCGGCGCCATGGACCAGATCCTCGCCGCGCGCGGCAGCCAGATCCGCACCGTGGCCGAGCAGGTCTACGGCGGTTCCGAAGAAGGCCACGACGACGGCCTGTTCATCGTCAAGCCGTTGTAA
- a CDS encoding dipeptidase, protein MSPAELHADSIVIDGLIIAKWNRDLFEDMRKGGLTAANCTVSVWEGFQATINNIVASQKLIRENSDLVIPVKTTADIRRAKEQGKTGIIFGFQNAHAFEDQLGYVEIFKQLGVGVVQMCYNTQNLVGTGCYERDGGLSGFGREIVAEMNRVGIMCDLSHVGSKTSEEVILESKKPVCYSHCLPSGLKEHPRNKSDEELKFIADHGGFVGVTMFAPFLAKGIDSTIDDYAEAIEYTMNIVGEDAIGIGTDFTQGHGQDFFEMLTHDKGYARRLTSFGKIINPLGIRTVGEFPNLTETLLKRGHPERVVRKIMGENWVNVLKDVWGE, encoded by the coding sequence ATGAGCCCAGCCGAATTGCACGCCGACAGCATCGTTATCGACGGGCTGATCATTGCCAAGTGGAACCGCGACCTGTTCGAAGACATGCGCAAGGGCGGCCTGACCGCAGCCAACTGCACCGTGTCGGTGTGGGAAGGTTTCCAGGCCACCATCAACAACATCGTTGCCAGCCAGAAACTGATTCGCGAGAACAGCGACCTGGTGATCCCGGTGAAAACCACCGCCGACATCCGTCGCGCCAAGGAGCAGGGCAAGACCGGCATCATCTTCGGCTTCCAGAACGCCCATGCCTTCGAAGACCAGCTCGGCTACGTCGAGATCTTCAAGCAGCTCGGCGTGGGTGTGGTGCAGATGTGCTACAACACCCAGAACCTGGTCGGCACCGGTTGCTACGAGCGCGACGGCGGCCTGTCGGGCTTCGGTCGCGAAATCGTCGCCGAGATGAACCGCGTCGGCATCATGTGCGACCTGTCCCACGTCGGTTCCAAGACCTCCGAAGAAGTCATCCTCGAATCGAAAAAGCCGGTCTGCTACTCCCACTGCCTGCCGTCCGGCCTGAAAGAACACCCGCGCAACAAATCCGATGAAGAGCTGAAGTTCATCGCCGACCACGGTGGTTTCGTCGGCGTGACCATGTTCGCGCCGTTCCTGGCCAAGGGCATCGATTCGACCATCGACGACTACGCCGAGGCCATCGAATACACCATGAACATCGTCGGTGAAGACGCCATCGGCATCGGCACCGACTTCACCCAGGGCCACGGCCAGGATTTCTTCGAAATGCTGACCCACGACAAGGGCTACGCCCGTCGTCTGACCAGCTTCGGCAAGATCATCAACCCCCTGGGCATCCGCACCGTGGGCGAGTTCCCGAACCTCACCGAGACGCTGCTCAAGCGCGGCCATCCTGAGCGGGTGGTGCGCAAGATCATGGGCGAGAACTGGGTGAACGTTCTTAAAGACGTCTGGGGCGAGTAA
- a CDS encoding lysozyme inhibitor LprI family protein, with translation MKSIFLALALISTVAHATEDTEPNPCDEVENDVQTLACSAYGKAAAEQLLSENLQSLNERLQTRYASDKAQLNDITAKVKAAQQLWQKQRDADCAIAAFPAKPGSDAYKIAENDCMAQVSDDRSEFLESIGQE, from the coding sequence ATGAAATCGATTTTCCTCGCCCTGGCATTGATCAGCACCGTCGCCCACGCGACCGAAGACACCGAGCCCAACCCCTGCGACGAAGTTGAAAACGACGTCCAGACCCTCGCCTGTTCCGCCTACGGCAAAGCCGCCGCCGAGCAATTGCTCAGCGAAAACCTGCAAAGCCTCAATGAGCGCCTGCAAACCCGCTACGCCAGCGACAAGGCCCAGCTCAACGACATCACAGCCAAGGTCAAGGCCGCCCAGCAACTCTGGCAAAAACAGCGCGACGCCGACTGCGCCATCGCCGCCTTCCCGGCCAAACCCGGCAGCGACGCCTACAAGATCGCCGAAAACGACTGCATGGCCCAGGTGAGCGATGACAGGTCGGAGTTTTTGGAGTCGATTGGGCAGGAGTGA
- a CDS encoding DUF3010 family protein produces the protein MKTCGIEIKGSEAIIAVASLDQQALSHVTLSTKKIALDDDDEAANVKAFAAQVRTFVTDNGIERIAIKKRSKKGEFAGGPTTFKIEGILQLLEGCEVTLLSPQTINAQHKKHDFALPATLNKYQHEAYKAACSALMKK, from the coding sequence ATGAAAACGTGCGGCATCGAAATCAAAGGCAGCGAAGCGATCATCGCCGTTGCCTCGCTGGACCAGCAGGCGTTGAGCCACGTTACGCTGAGCACTAAGAAAATCGCCCTGGACGATGACGACGAAGCCGCCAACGTCAAGGCCTTTGCCGCCCAGGTGCGGACGTTCGTGACGGACAACGGCATCGAACGCATCGCCATCAAGAAGCGCAGCAAGAAAGGTGAGTTCGCCGGTGGCCCGACCACATTCAAGATCGAAGGGATATTGCAGTTGCTGGAAGGTTGCGAGGTGACGCTGCTGTCGCCGCAGACCATCAATGCGCAACACAAGAAGCACGACTTCGCCCTGCCAGCGACGCTGAATAAATATCAGCATGAGGCGTACAAGGCGGCGTGTTCGGCGTTGATGAAGAAATAG
- a CDS encoding GlxA family transcriptional regulator, which yields MSQDFYFLLLPGFSAIGFISAIEPLRVANRFRGELYRWHVLSADGGAVLASNGMSVNADAALEPLKKGATLWIVAGFEPLKFVSPVLERWLHRLDNDGVILGGIDTGSVVLAQAGLLEGHRVTLHWEAIEAFKESYPQLSVTQELFEIDRRRITCAGGTASIDLMLDLIGQAHGSELAIQVSEQFVLGRIRPRKDHQRMEIANRYGIRNKKLVHVIGEMETHSEPPLSTLALAESISVTRRQLERLFRLHLNDTPSNFYLRLRLEKARQLLRQTDMSVLEVSIACGFESPSYFTRSYRARFARCPREDRRRQGDERAAV from the coding sequence ATGTCCCAGGATTTCTACTTCTTGTTGCTGCCGGGTTTCTCGGCCATCGGTTTCATCTCGGCCATCGAGCCGCTGCGGGTCGCCAATCGCTTTCGCGGCGAGCTGTACCGCTGGCATGTGTTGAGCGCCGATGGCGGGGCGGTGCTGGCGAGCAACGGCATGTCGGTCAACGCCGACGCCGCGCTGGAGCCCTTGAAAAAAGGCGCGACGCTCTGGATCGTGGCGGGCTTCGAGCCGTTGAAGTTCGTCAGCCCGGTGTTGGAGCGCTGGCTGCACCGGCTGGACAACGATGGTGTCATCCTCGGTGGGATCGACACCGGCAGCGTAGTCCTCGCGCAGGCGGGATTGTTGGAAGGGCATCGCGTCACGCTGCACTGGGAAGCGATCGAGGCGTTCAAGGAATCCTATCCGCAGCTCAGCGTGACCCAGGAACTCTTCGAAATCGACCGCCGGCGCATCACCTGTGCGGGCGGCACCGCGTCCATTGATCTGATGCTGGACCTGATCGGCCAGGCCCACGGTTCGGAACTGGCGATCCAGGTCAGCGAACAATTCGTGCTTGGTCGCATCCGCCCCCGCAAAGACCACCAGCGCATGGAAATCGCCAACCGCTACGGCATTCGCAACAAGAAGCTGGTGCACGTCATCGGTGAGATGGAAACCCACAGCGAACCGCCCCTGAGCACCTTGGCCCTGGCCGAATCGATCAGCGTCACCCGACGCCAACTCGAACGGCTGTTCCGCCTGCACCTGAACGACACGCCCAGCAACTTCTACCTGCGCCTGCGCCTGGAAAAGGCCCGGCAGCTGCTGCGCCAGACCGACATGAGCGTGCTGGAGGTGAGCATTGCCTGTGGGTTCGAATCGCCGTCGTACTTCACTCGCAGCTATCGGGCTCGGTTTGCTCGGTGTCCGCGGGAGGATCGGCGGCGGCAGGGGGATGAGCGGGCGGCGGTTTGA
- a CDS encoding choline ABC transporter substrate-binding protein, with product MKRLISSCVLALSGTAFLSSATLAAEPAACQNVRLGVVNWTDVIATSALTQVMLDGLGYKTKQTSASQQIIFAGIRDQRLDMFLGYWNPLMTQTITPFVEAKQVKVLEQPSLKDARATLAVPTYLADKGLKTFADIAKFEKELGGKIYGIEPGSGANTQIKAMIAKNQFGLGKFQLVESSEAGMLAAVDRAVRRKEAVVFFGWAPHPMNVNVQMTYLTGSEDALGPNEGMATVWTVTAPNYAEQCPNVSRLLSNLTFSAEDESRMMQPLLDHKDPLESARQWLKDHPQDKQRWLEGVTTFDGKPAADNLKLTSN from the coding sequence ATGAAAAGACTGATCAGCTCCTGCGTTCTTGCACTCAGCGGTACCGCTTTCCTCAGTTCGGCCACCCTGGCAGCCGAGCCCGCCGCATGCCAGAACGTGCGCCTGGGCGTGGTCAACTGGACGGACGTCATCGCCACCAGTGCCCTGACCCAAGTGATGCTCGATGGCCTCGGCTACAAGACCAAGCAGACCAGCGCCTCCCAGCAAATCATCTTCGCCGGCATCCGCGACCAGCGCCTGGACATGTTCCTGGGCTACTGGAACCCGTTGATGACCCAGACCATCACGCCATTCGTCGAGGCCAAGCAGGTCAAGGTGCTGGAGCAGCCCAGCCTCAAGGATGCCCGCGCCACCCTGGCCGTGCCGACCTACCTGGCCGACAAAGGCCTGAAGACCTTCGCCGACATCGCCAAATTCGAGAAAGAGCTAGGCGGCAAGATCTACGGCATCGAGCCCGGCTCCGGCGCAAACACCCAGATCAAGGCAATGATTGCCAAGAACCAGTTCGGCCTGGGCAAATTCCAGCTGGTGGAGTCCAGCGAGGCCGGCATGCTCGCCGCCGTGGACCGTGCCGTACGGCGCAAGGAAGCCGTGGTGTTCTTCGGCTGGGCACCGCACCCGATGAACGTCAACGTGCAAATGACCTACCTCACCGGCAGCGAAGATGCCCTCGGTCCGAACGAAGGCATGGCCACTGTCTGGACCGTCACCGCGCCGAACTACGCCGAGCAGTGCCCGAACGTCAGCCGCCTGCTGAGCAACCTGACGTTCAGTGCCGAAGACGAGAGCCGGATGATGCAGCCGTTGCTCGATCACAAGGATCCGCTCGAATCGGCGCGGCAGTGGCTCAAGGACCATCCGCAGGACAAGCAGCGCTGGCTCGAAGGCGTGACCACCTTCGACGGCAAGCCCGCCGCCGACAACCTGAAGCTCACCAGTAACTGA
- a CDS encoding 3-keto-5-aminohexanoate cleavage protein, producing the protein MNHDVIITCALTGAGDTTAKSPHVPVTPKQIAAAAVEAAKAGATVVHCHVRDPQTGKFSRDVALYREVMERIREADVDIIVNLTAGMGGDLEIGAGERPMEFGPNTDLVGPLTRLAHVEELLPEICTLDCGTLNFGDGDTIYVSTPAQLRAGAKRITELGVKAELEIFDTGHLWFAKQLIKEGLLDNPLFQLCLGIPWGAPADTTTMKAMVDNLPADAVWAGFGIGRMQMPMAAQAVLLGGNVRVGLEDNLWLDKGVLATNGQLVERAGEILSRLGARVLTPAEGRKKMGLVQRG; encoded by the coding sequence ATGAACCACGACGTCATCATCACCTGCGCACTCACCGGTGCTGGCGACACGACCGCCAAGAGCCCCCACGTGCCGGTCACCCCGAAACAGATCGCCGCCGCTGCCGTCGAGGCGGCGAAAGCCGGGGCCACGGTGGTCCATTGCCACGTGCGCGACCCGCAAACGGGCAAGTTCAGCCGCGACGTGGCGCTGTACCGCGAAGTGATGGAGCGCATCCGTGAGGCGGATGTCGACATCATCGTCAACCTCACCGCCGGCATGGGCGGCGACCTGGAGATCGGTGCAGGCGAACGGCCGATGGAGTTCGGTCCCAACACTGACCTGGTGGGCCCATTGACCCGCCTGGCCCACGTCGAAGAGCTGCTGCCGGAAATCTGCACCCTGGATTGCGGCACCCTGAACTTCGGCGACGGCGACACCATTTACGTCTCCACCCCTGCCCAACTGCGGGCCGGCGCCAAGCGCATCACCGAGCTCGGCGTGAAGGCCGAGCTGGAGATCTTCGACACCGGCCACCTGTGGTTCGCCAAGCAACTGATCAAGGAAGGCCTGCTGGACAACCCGCTGTTCCAACTCTGCCTGGGCATCCCATGGGGCGCCCCGGCCGACACCACCACCATGAAAGCCATGGTCGACAACCTGCCGGCAGACGCGGTGTGGGCCGGCTTCGGCATCGGTCGCATGCAAATGCCGATGGCCGCCCAGGCGGTGCTGCTGGGCGGCAACGTACGGGTCGGGCTGGAAGACAACCTCTGGCTGGACAAAGGCGTACTCGCCACCAACGGCCAGTTGGTGGAGCGCGCTGGCGAAATCCTCAGCCGACTCGGGGCTCGCGTGCTCACTCCGGCTGAAGGACGCAAGAAGATGGGCCTGGTCCAGCGCGGCTAA